From Candidatus Lokiarchaeota archaeon, the proteins below share one genomic window:
- the ribA gene encoding GTP cyclohydrolase II, with protein MENLLEESERNPCDPDDECCVELVAIADLPSGFGKYQVCGLVSPCDGKEHTAVIKGDIVDKEDVLVRLHSECLTGDVLGSKRCDCRAQLHESLRRIEEEGQGVLLYLRQEGRNIGLTEKLKAYALQDKGFDTIDANLLLGHGADERDYGVAAYILETLHVKSIRLLTNNPEKVKQLMSYDVEITERVPLIIEPDEYNKIYLETKKQKSGHMLGRHEETRDVDKVLELAGSE; from the coding sequence ATTGAGAATCTACTTGAAGAAAGTGAACGCAATCCTTGCGATCCTGATGATGAGTGTTGTGTTGAGCTAGTTGCGATTGCAGATCTCCCAAGCGGATTTGGCAAGTACCAAGTATGTGGCTTGGTCAGCCCCTGTGATGGCAAGGAGCATACCGCTGTAATTAAGGGAGATATTGTTGACAAGGAGGATGTTTTGGTCCGCCTTCATTCAGAGTGCTTGACCGGTGATGTTCTTGGAAGCAAACGATGCGATTGTAGAGCACAGCTTCATGAATCTCTGAGAAGGATTGAAGAGGAAGGCCAAGGCGTATTGCTATACCTTCGTCAAGAAGGGCGCAATATTGGGTTGACTGAGAAGCTTAAAGCATATGCTCTGCAAGATAAGGGGTTTGACACTATTGATGCAAATCTATTGCTAGGACATGGTGCGGATGAACGAGATTATGGTGTTGCCGCCTATATTCTTGAGACTCTACATGTGAAATCCATTCGCCTCTTGACCAACAACCCTGAAAAAGTGAAGCAGTTGATGTCTTATGACGTTGAGATTACCGAACGCGTACCCTTGATAATTGAGCCAGATGAGTACAATAAAATTTACCTTGAAACGAAGAAGCAGAAAAGTGGTCATATGCTAGGGCGCCATGAAGAAACCAGGGACGTTGACAAGGTCTTGGAGCTAGCTGGGAGTGAGTAA
- a CDS encoding 4Fe-4S dicluster domain-containing protein has translation MDDEIANSLSIAQAWIKKNTNRNPFTKLKKHIIETGACTECGACVSNCPVDALTGMHKKGKYIPELTGKCIACGICYDVCPKTASSQNDLLGDIRSVWKVKATEEYPRRQNGGAVTAVLSYMLEHEAVDGAVIACQDPDKPWYPKPKIATKKPEITDCAGTVYTHSPIVEGVMEGFRSGLSALAVVGTSCNLDAIANMENNPAGVLNIDLKHSLFKIGLFCMESFNYSKLKDFLEEDGVSIEDVEKFSIEKGKLIVTTSEETKKWPISKLSPSAASSCPYCRDLTAKNGDISCGNIGTNSDWTTVLVRTIQGEHMLQAAIEAEYIQAEELSSKGLRILERIARMKFNRLYDLESTH, from the coding sequence ATGGATGACGAAATAGCAAATAGCCTTTCCATTGCACAAGCATGGATAAAGAAGAACACGAATCGAAACCCCTTTACTAAACTGAAGAAGCATATCATCGAAACAGGAGCATGTACTGAGTGTGGTGCATGTGTTTCCAACTGTCCAGTTGATGCACTAACTGGAATGCACAAAAAGGGGAAGTACATACCAGAACTGACAGGGAAATGCATCGCTTGCGGCATATGCTACGATGTTTGCCCTAAGACCGCATCTTCACAGAATGACTTGCTGGGGGATATTAGAAGCGTTTGGAAAGTCAAAGCTACAGAAGAGTATCCACGAAGGCAAAATGGGGGTGCGGTTACAGCTGTACTCTCGTATATGTTGGAGCACGAAGCAGTTGATGGTGCTGTAATCGCATGCCAAGATCCTGACAAACCATGGTATCCCAAACCCAAAATCGCAACCAAGAAGCCAGAAATCACAGATTGTGCAGGTACAGTCTACACTCACAGTCCCATTGTTGAAGGCGTAATGGAAGGTTTTCGAAGTGGTCTGTCAGCATTAGCAGTGGTTGGTACATCCTGCAATCTCGATGCTATTGCTAATATGGAGAATAATCCGGCGGGCGTTCTGAATATTGATTTGAAACACAGCCTTTTCAAAATAGGGCTCTTCTGTATGGAATCATTCAACTATTCCAAATTGAAAGATTTTCTTGAGGAAGACGGGGTTTCTATTGAAGATGTTGAGAAATTTTCCATCGAAAAAGGAAAGCTGATAGTCACTACCTCAGAAGAGACAAAGAAATGGCCCATAAGCAAGCTCTCTCCCAGTGCAGCAAGCTCGTGTCCATACTGCAGAGATTTAACAGCCAAGAACGGTGACATCTCTTGCGGTAACATTGGAACAAATTCTGACTGGACAACAGTTCTTGTAAGAACAATACAAGGTGAACATATGCTTCAAGCAGCTATTGAAGCTGAGTACATCCAAGCAGAAGAACTATCAAGCAAGGGACTCCGCATTCTTGAACGAATAGCTCGGATGAAATTCAATCGCCTTTATGACCTTGAAAGCACTCATTAA
- a CDS encoding NTPase, producing MNKHVLLTGKPGIGKTTAIKKAIKHIGSQKVGGFWSSEIRKKGRRQGFAIHTVDNEEGILAHVDRKEGPRVSKYRVNISDINEVAVPAMQRARERGKIIIIDEIAKMELYSEAFKQEVMRCLDQGRVLGTIQQKRSSFLNSIRNRPDVREVEITTANRDELPLQIAKWFQY from the coding sequence ATGAACAAACATGTTCTGTTGACTGGAAAACCCGGAATAGGAAAAACAACCGCTATAAAGAAAGCAATCAAACACATAGGCTCTCAGAAGGTTGGTGGTTTCTGGTCCTCCGAAATACGAAAAAAGGGACGACGACAGGGTTTTGCCATTCATACTGTAGACAATGAGGAAGGCATTCTTGCCCACGTTGATAGAAAGGAGGGGCCACGAGTTAGCAAATACAGAGTCAATATTTCAGATATCAATGAGGTAGCCGTTCCTGCTATGCAAAGAGCTAGAGAACGTGGAAAAATCATCATTATTGATGAGATAGCGAAAATGGAGTTATACTCGGAGGCTTTCAAGCAGGAAGTCATGAGATGTTTGGATCAGGGCAGGGTCTTGGGCACAATCCAGCAAAAGAGGTCATCGTTTCTAAATAGCATCCGAAATCGGCCTGACGTCCGAGAGGTGGAAATCACTACTGCTAATAGAGACGAACTACCACTCCAGATAGCCAAATGGTTTCAGTACTAG
- a CDS encoding S-methyl-5'-thioinosine phosphorylase — MRDMAIGIIGGSGFYEWFGESAEIRKTPFGSSSPITTSKEEGSRIYFLARHGPQHSLPPHLVNYRANVYALRELGVTHIVATNAVGSCIKKIEPGDFLIPDQLIDLVTGRQSTFFTGEHQNNLPEKLQEVKHTDVSYPYKGVVRETLLEVLTNSDFKFHSSGTYVTTQGPRFETAAEIQMIKKLGGSVVGMTSAPEAFLARELDIDYATTCLVTNYGAGMQKKISHAEVIDIFESRMEDLKQIIREFLDRILCKL; from the coding sequence TTGAGAGATATGGCTATCGGAATCATCGGCGGATCCGGATTTTACGAATGGTTTGGAGAATCTGCAGAAATCAGAAAAACACCATTTGGGTCTAGTTCACCAATAACGACAAGCAAGGAAGAAGGTTCAAGAATCTACTTTCTTGCACGCCACGGTCCGCAGCACAGTCTTCCTCCTCATCTCGTAAATTACCGGGCAAATGTCTATGCCTTGCGAGAACTAGGCGTTACTCATATAGTAGCAACAAACGCAGTAGGCAGCTGCATAAAGAAAATCGAACCAGGGGATTTCTTAATTCCAGATCAACTCATAGACCTCGTAACGGGAAGACAATCTACTTTCTTCACAGGCGAACATCAGAACAATCTACCAGAGAAATTGCAAGAAGTCAAGCACACGGACGTTAGCTATCCGTACAAGGGCGTTGTAAGAGAGACTCTGCTTGAAGTTCTAACCAACAGCGATTTCAAATTCCATTCTAGCGGAACATATGTGACAACCCAAGGACCTCGGTTTGAAACAGCAGCCGAAATTCAGATGATAAAGAAACTTGGGGGAAGTGTTGTTGGGATGACCAGCGCACCTGAAGCGTTTCTAGCCCGTGAACTGGACATCGACTATGCAACAACTTGTTTAGTCACTAACTATGGAGCAGGTATGCAAAAGAAAATATCACACGCCGAAGTCATTGATATCTTCGAATCGCGCATGGAAGATTTGAAACAGATCATCAGAGAATTCTTGGATCGCATCCTTTGTAAGCTCTAG